In Sesamum indicum cultivar Zhongzhi No. 13 linkage group LG1, S_indicum_v1.0, whole genome shotgun sequence, the sequence CAGTTAGGGTTTTATAGAATCTCGCTTTTGAACTCACATTTTCTTCCCCTGCCGTTTGTGTTTCAGATTGAGGGAAAATGCAGGGAATAACGTCGTGTTCCAAGTTTGGACGGTCTTTGCAGAGTATAATACGAGGGTTTTCTACATCGACAACGAAGAGTGGCAGTGATGAGAAGCTCGTAGCTTCAGTTCTGTTTGAGAGGCTTCCCGTTGTCATTCCAAAAATCGATCCTGTTGTCTATGCTTTTCAAGAGTTCTCGTAAGCATTTTTACCTGTTTTCTTTTACACTCCTTCTCGTTTCACCTCCCGttcttattgaaattaaatgtattgGGGAAGAAAATCTAGCTTCAATGGcgtattattttatgtttcactgttaattaattagtctGTTATACAGAACAATATGTgggaaaacaacaaataatgtTTTCGGTTGGCGAAAAATTGAGCTTTTTAGTTTGTGAATTGCGATTACTTACCGCATGAAGAATAAAGGATTTGATCCCTTTCTAGTTTGTTAGAGTTGGATATACTGGATTACGAGATGTTTTGTTTCCTCAAAAAATGAGTGTCGGTATGCATTGACCCAAttcatttttcctagtttATTTCCTGACAGAATAAAATGAATCGCACAATGCAATTTACGAATTGAGAAAACTTAATATGATCTTTCTAGTGGTAACTGATGCTCTTGAAGTTGCTCCATGATCAAATTTATGATGGCTTAGTACTGGGATGTATCTTTAGGTTCCGATGGAGACAACAATATCGACGGGAATACCCTGaggctttcttgaaaaaagcTGATGCCAGGTATCCTTAACTCTTTTAATCTTGTTTGCCCTTTCTTTTGTTATCCTATTTCTTATGTGGTTCTCCAGTTGGTCTAGTTTTTACCAGTTTCATCCACAAATTCATCTTGGAACTGATAATGGCTATCCCTATTTGTGTTATGGATAAGTAATCATTCAAGCATTTTCAGGAAATCTACGTAAAATTTGACATACCGATGTTGTAACAGTTCTTTGCGTAATGGATACTCGCCTTTTGTGACCCATAATCTCATAGAGCCAACTGTTTGCTGGACTTTTGGTTGTGGGGGCATGCACTTCTgctcttttttgtttgttcttttTAATCTCCTGTTGGCTATTCTGTTTTGCTTCTACCTAAAAATTAATCTAGGTTTAAAATGTGCATATGACtgaatttgttcattttctgGTTGGTCGAATAAACTGTGAGATTTTCTCTTTGTATTGACTGTGACCATGCAGGGGAAAAGGAGATTATCAAATTGACTTTACGCCAGCTCCACGGATCACTGAAGCAGACAAGAGCAATGATAAAAGGTATTTCTGTAGTATGTATTTTCCTTTCTGGATTCCAAGCCTGCCAATTTACaaggccttttttttttttaatttggtctacataaaagtaaattctttCTCAAATTATGAAGATGACGTACCTGCCTCTgcaatgtttttgtttttggtagtTGAGCTTGCAATATAAATCTGTGGTTGGCCCCCATTTTCTTCCTGATAAAATTTGGGATTCCTCTAGCCCATAAATGGCAAACCTTTTGAATGAAACCCCTGGTCAGTTCAGCAAAAGGATATGATTTTGCATCATGTTAGGGTTTTCTCTGTCTGACATTGTCTAGTTATAACATGTTCTTTACCATAGGAGAGAGACATGGAGATATGGTTTATGCACGATGATGGTTCATGCTGTCAGATGTTTTTGTAGTAACATAATCTGAATGTGATCAAATAGTCTGGTAATGAGATCAACACACTGTCTTATAGGTCATTGCAGAGAGCACTTGACCGCAGACTATATCTTCTCCTTTTTGGTGCTGCATATGGTTCTAAAGAACCTGTCTGGCACTTTCCTGAGAAGGTTTATGAGTCGGAACAGACATTGCGAAAGGTAATTCTgcttttagtttattttttggtttgttgaaACTTTCCCTTGGAACTATTTGACATCATAAAGTTAAGTGAAAAGACACAATTGGTGGCTTCCAAATATTTGCAGTGTGCAGAGTCTGCCTTAAAATCTGTGATTGGAGACCTTTCCCATACGTATTTTGTTGGAAATGCCCCAATGGGCCATATGATTGTGCGACCTTCCAATAATGACCAGGTCAATCCATCTCTTAAGGTAAGCATATTTTGTTTCTACCATCCACTTTTGTGCATTTCTTTATAGTTCTGTAAATTGGTTTCCAGGGCCTGAACATCATCATATTGGTCACACATTTTGCTTAATATTCTTGATTCTCATGTTTAGtatcttattttctttgttagcGGTTCTTTTTTAAATCTCAAGTTATTGCGACAAACAAGTTTAACATCGGAAGGTGTGAAGATTATGTGTGGGTGACAAAGGATGAACTTTTGGAGTATTTTCCTGAGCAAGCTGAATACCTGGGCAAGATGATCATCAGCTGACTTTTTGTGCCTTCCCATTGTTTTTGGCTTTTTGATAATCTTCAGCTATTAGCTCAATGTATTTGCCCATATTTGGAGCTCTCCACAGTATTACTAGGAAATTTTTTGAAGCTGACTAGGTTTTTTGTTGGTCTGATGAGGTGCCCCAGTTTCAAGGTTCTGTGGTTGTTTGATTGAATGCAATAATTGTCTTGAGCACCTGCTGGTTACGATGCTCCTTCCGCACCACTTATCACAGAGAGATGCTTTCATTGCCCATTTTTCAGAGTACAGTTATTTGCCAAATTGTTTGTGTGAATTGCCTAGGTAAAGACTGATTGTTGTTTAGCGTTCGTGTTGAagtaaaaatagttaaatggAAATGGAAGGCCAAATTGTTTGTGTGAATTGCCAATTCCATGCTTTGTAAATAAAGCAAGGTGCAGTGGGGCATCCCTCCAAGTTCTCAaagtacacacacacatccacaCGGGTCAGTGTGTGTTGTGCAGAAGCCGTTTGaatttgatcatatattaatttctccAGCCTTTTCATCAACTGTATAAATACCCCTCAATTACTCCCCTTAATTCTCTTCCTCCGAATTTGTGGAGGTTGAGCCGCCTCCTTCTATGCATGGAAATGGAAGCCCAACATATCCCACTACTACCACCACCGCCGCCAGTTCCTGCGCCCACCGACCCACATTATCTATTTACACCATCAACCCCATCTCCTTTTCCAGGCCTCCAGCCCATTTTCCTGATCAATTGGATTTGCCCAGCCTCATTAATTCCGGCAATATTACAAGCTTGGGCGTGCTTGACCGTCAGCCAAATCCTGGAAAATTCTTCTGAAAATGCAGTTGTGGAAGAAGATTTAGGCGATAAGGGCAATAGGAGCAAAAGTAGAAAAGGAATATGTAGGAGCAGAAAATGGGGTAGTGTTCCTGGGTTAGCCTTCCAAACAAGGGTGTGGTGGTAACAACGCACGAGGGCATCCATAATCATCCCTCTCACAACCTCATGGAAGCCCTAACTCCACTTCTCCTACACATTCACTTCCTCACTACTCCTCCTCGATCCtcctcttcatcatcatcatgttGCTATATAAGtactaaatacaattacacATGCACTACTACCTACCTACTCCATTAGTTTTGGaagtactatatatatgtaaattgtGTTAATCATGCATCCAGTATTGTTATATTAATGTTGATAGAGTCGGAATGAAAAATCTGTCATTATAacgtttaattatatatagattgagATCGTTTTAATGTAAAGCGGATTATATATGATCAATGTCTGtcgtaattaaaaatttaccgACTGTTTGATCCAAAATTTGGTGTTTAATTGACTGCATGCAGTACTACTTGTTATGGGAATCAATAGATTTTGGACTAAACTGatcatatatatctttttcacGATATATATGAGATCagatttatcatttatttagtttttcattaaaataatacaagaattaaaattatacaaaagacAACAGAGAATTTCGATTAATTAGATATCAAAGAATAATTGGAATTAGtggatgtatatattatattttcatattggtCATTTATTTGTcgaatatatatctataccaCTATTAATTCTGGATGATTTCTATAATTACTAATTTCCATTCaaattgaaatgatttattatagaGGTGTGTGTGAAAGAATTTGAGTTTAGTGTGTATTAGATTGTCCCAGAGAACATATTCgtcacaaagaaaaaattggcaAGTTGATAACGACAATGAGGTGGAGATTTCTGAAGCGAAAACTACCTAGTATACTGCATGGTGGAGTAGAGCTTATCGACAGGGTGCGTAACACCATTCGCGTCCTCTGTTACCCACGTCGATCACATTCATAAATGCACTTCTCATTACGCGGACACCTATCTCAtctcttttcttgtttaattcaaattcattaaactCTCCAAaactattatattatatatatataatatcccaactataaattaataacttatcTCATCCCTCAAACTGTTCAATCATTCAGTTGATCTTCTCTCTTTCGTTTCGTTCAAGGGCTACCGATCAAGAACTGAGATCATCGTCGTATTATCCTAATCACTGTGtgtttattacaataataataatataccaAAATGCAGGATTTGGCGGACAAGGCCAAGAATTTCGTGGCGGATAAGGTGGCTAACATGAAGAAGCCGGAGGCTTCCGTAACCGACGTCGATCTTAAAGATGTCGGCCGGGACAGTATCACCTATCTGGCGAAGCTCTCCGTCACCAATCCCTACAGCGTATCCATCCCCATCGGCGAGATCAAATACTCCCTCAAAAGTGCGGACAGGTAATTGAATTATTCTGAGCACTCATTTCTCATTTCGTATTAATGACATATACAAGCAATTATATTGAATGGAGAGtgatgatgaaaattgatgtAGGGTGATCGCATCGGGTAACATTCCTGACCCTGGATCCTTGAAAGGGAACGACACGACGATGGTGGAGGTGGGGATGAAGGTTCCACATAATGTGCTGGTGAGCTTGATCAAGGACATTGGTGCCGACTGGGACATAGACTATGTACTGGAAATAGGGCTCGTCGTGGATCTCCCGGTTGTTGGAAACATTACGCTTCCTCTGTCTCACAAGGGCGAGATGAAGCTCCCTACTCTCAAACActtgttttaattatagtcTTAGTCTTCCTGTAAACCtgcataataacaacaataataatactatGTTGTTCGCTTTCTACGTGTATTTTCTCCACTTCTTTATAGCAAGATTTcgtatgtatatacatatatattaaatgcaatatgataatatatggAAAGTTGAATCCGCCTCCAGTACATATATCCATCATCCACCATCCACCATCCACCATCCATCCTCCATCCTCCGTATATCATATATTGGCAATTAAATAAGTAGCTCTGTGTATTAAATGCTGCAGCTAAGCAGCCCACCCACCTTTCTTCTCCCCAAATTCAATTAGTTTTCCCTTTATTCAAATGGCCATTTCCACCACCTCCATCCTCCGCCTCTCCCGATGTCCACCACTACCGTCCCCACCAGGCCCTCTTCACTCTCACAAAACCTCAGTTCCATTGGCCTTGGTTACGCCATCGCCTTCGCCCTCGGCTTCCTCGTCTTCTTCTCCACAATTCTCCTCGCCTCTTACATCTGCTGCCGCTCGGTGGCTGatcgccgccgccgccgcctgGCTCGGAACCAAAATCCCGATAACTCCAACGACAACAGCATATACCTGCCCAGAATAATCTTCGTTGCCGAGGACGAGGAAAGTGACGCGCAAAACGCCGTTGCGGGGCTCGATCAGGCCGTTATCAACTCGTACCCCAAGTTCGTTTTCACGAAAAGGAACGGGGACGGTGCAGGCGACAGCGTTTGCTCGATATGCTTGTGCGAGTACAGGGAATCGGAGATGTTGCGCATGTTGCCTGATTGTAGGCACTGTTTCCACGTCATGTGTGTGGACGCGTGGCTGAAGCTCAACGCGTCCTGCCCCGTTTGTCGGAACTCGCCGCTGCCCACGCCGCTGTCGACGCCGTTGCAGGAGGTGGTGCCTCTGTCTCAGTACTCCGATGGGCGGAGGAGACAATAAAGGAAGGGGTCAGTTCGTGATTTGCTAGTTGTTTAGGGGTGGGAGTGTTATTTCTACTTTAGGGATGAGGTGAAATGTAAATAGGTTTTTGGGGATAGTTGGCATTAATAGGTCTAGTTTTCGTTCATTTTGAAGCTTTTTCCTCCAGTTTTAGTTCTATGGGGATCAACGGatgaatttgtaatattttatacatataaaacacTTTTGAATTTGTCCAGTTCACTACAGTGCAGACCCGATCGTTGAGTTGAAGTCACTTCACACAGAAGCAACTGAATTTGACCATATTCACATCTCTAAGGTAACAACATGTGCATGCTTAAGATTTACTTGTAATAATCTTTACTTGGGATTACAACttacacttattttaaactCACTACAAAATTTCCTAAAATAAGAACCCGATAAAGGTTGCTTAGTAAATCGTCCCAAGAGCATTCACGATGATACCTTCTGACTCTAATCTCAAGATTTGCAGTCTCACACCTTAGCATAGCAGAGATATATCATCAAAATCTCCAGCTTCAGTGTTATTGAGGGCAGATATGGCTAAGGTAAGTGTCTTAAAGAAGTTTGGGTCATGGAAGGGGATGCACAGATTGGTTATTTGTGTTGGTACTCTTGCTATTTTGGTCTGTATTGCCACCTTGTCCAAAGCCTACTCATTAAGGTCTTTTCTAGTTTCTGATACTTCGTGCAACTACAGAAACATAGTTGCTCCTCGTACAAACGAAAGAGAGATAAAAGAAACTGTTGGCATAGTCATCCACAGAATCCAACAACAACTTGATCAGATGAGAGATTCACCCCATGAATCGGTCCCCAAAACCAAACACGCTTCTTTTCTTGCAGACATTTTGGGACTTATTGAGACAGTCCAAGAATCTCTGTCAGGTACAGAGGAATCTCTTCAAGAAAACGGTCCCCTGAATCGTCTGTCGACATCTGACCACCATAAAGAAGAAGCTTCCGAGTATTTCTTGACAGAAGAAATCCGGAAATACATCAGAATCAAGCCTAACAGGCTCGGAAAACAGAACTTCATGGGGGCCAACGGCACGTTCACGAGCATTGGACATGCCTGTTTTTCCATGAGAAAAGAGCTGGAAGAGTACATGGAGTACGATGTAGGGGATATATGCAACGACGACTGGAAATTAGCCCAGAAGTTGATGGTTCACGGCTGCGATCCGTTGCCAAGAAGGAGATGTTTTGCAAAAGCTCCTCAGTTTTACACTAAGCCTCTGCCCATAAATGAGTCTTTATGGGCACTACCTGATGACAAAAACGTCCGTTGGAGCCAGTACAGATGCAAGAACTTCACTTGCCTTGTGGGAAATAGTACTGCAAAGGGGTTCTTCAAATGCTCAGATTGCTTCAATCTCATCAACCATGAGTCCCCGAGATGGATTAAACCAGTCTATCAAGATCCCAACTCGAATTTGACCTCAGATTTTCTGATAACTGAAG encodes:
- the LOC105173076 gene encoding 39S ribosomal protein L46, mitochondrial, whose amino-acid sequence is MQGITSCSKFGRSLQSIIRGFSTSTTKSGSDEKLVASVLFERLPVVIPKIDPVVYAFQEFSFRWRQQYRREYPEAFLKKADARGKGDYQIDFTPAPRITEADKSNDKRSLQRALDRRLYLLLFGAAYGSKEPVWHFPEKVYESEQTLRKCAESALKSVIGDLSHTYFVGNAPMGHMIVRPSNNDQVNPSLKRFFFKSQVIATNKFNIGRCEDYVWVTKDELLEYFPEQAEYLGKMIIS
- the LOC105173096 gene encoding desiccation-related protein PCC27-45, with protein sequence MQDLADKAKNFVADKVANMKKPEASVTDVDLKDVGRDSITYLAKLSVTNPYSVSIPIGEIKYSLKSADRVIASGNIPDPGSLKGNDTTMVEVGMKVPHNVLVSLIKDIGADWDIDYVLEIGLVVDLPVVGNITLPLSHKGEMKLPTLKHLF
- the LOC105173085 gene encoding LOW QUALITY PROTEIN: uncharacterized protein LOC105173085 (The sequence of the model RefSeq protein was modified relative to this genomic sequence to represent the inferred CDS: substituted 1 base at 1 genomic stop codon) codes for the protein MSTTTVPTRPSSLSQNLSSIGLGYAIAFALGFLVFFSTILLASYICCRSVADRRRRRLARNQNPDNSNDNSIYLPRIIFVAEDEESDAQNAVAGLDQAVINSYPNLTPXHSRDISSKSPASVLLRADMAKVSVLKKFGSWKGMHRLVICVGTLAILVCIATLSKAYSLRSFLVSDTSCNYRNIVAPRTNEREIKETVGIVIHRIQQQLDQMRDSPHESVPKTKHASFLADILGLIETVQESLSGTEESLQENGPLNRLSTSDHHKEEASEYFLTEEIRKYIRIKPNRLGKQNFMGANGTFTSIGHACFSMRKELEEYMEYDVGDICNDDWKLAQKLMVHGCDPLPRRRCFAKAPQFYTKPLPINESLWALPDDKNVRWSQYRCKNFTCLVGNSTAKGFFKCSDCFNLINHESPRWIKPVYQDPNSNLTSDFLITEVLDLKPGEIRIGLDFSVGTGTFAARMRERNVTVVSATVNLGAPFSEMIALRGLIPLYLTVNQRLPFFDNTLDLIHTTRFLDGWIDLVLLDFVLYDWDRVLRPGGLLWIDSFFCLKEDLDDYLAVFKMLKYRKHKWIIVPKWDKNNDREVFFSAVMEKPPRPF